One window of Scheffersomyces stipitis CBS 6054 chromosome 1, whole genome shotgun sequence genomic DNA carries:
- a CDS encoding predicted protein, producing MISTVVDLGIAEENTFSLAGKAHKFDSESDIEPILAQLKEAKNVKKIDFSGNTIGIEASKSLSEAILVHKDTIVEVNFSDLYTGRLNTEIPQSLGYLLPSLLKLPNLTYINLSDNAFGLQTIDPIEDYLAKAVSIEHLILSNNGMGPFAGARIGGSLFKLARAKKAAGKPSLKTFVCGRNRLENGSINYLAVGLRNHADLKIVSLYQNGIRPAGISKLVEKSLALIKNLEVVDLEDNTITPTGAAKIAESLANWENLVELNLNDSLLKNEGFTKIAEAFKTGASKKDLTFLKLVYNELKADSLKALVDIVDKKLPNLKKLELNGNIFDEEDEFVVKINDIFEDRGFGELDELDELEELDSDEEDEEEDEDEEEDTLEEDLDLEELEKDLAGLEIEDTDVSVDKLAEELAGAHLK from the coding sequence ATGATTCTGACTGTGGTTGATTTAGGTATCGCTGAAGAAAACACTTTCTCTCTTGCGGGAAAAGCCCACAAGTTTGACTCCGAGTCGGACATCGAGCCTATTTTGGCTCAGCTTAAGGAAGCTAAGAATGTGAAAAAGATTGACTTTTCAGGAAACACTATTGGTATTGAAGCATCCAAGAGTTTGAGCGAAGCCATTTTGGTTCATAAGGATACCATTGTAGAAGTCAACTTCTCTGACTTATACACAGGTAGATTGAATACTGAGATTCCTCAATCTTTGGGATACTTATTGCCtagtttgttgaagttacCAAACTTGACCTACATCAACTTGAGTGACAATGCCTTTGGATTACAGACAATTGACCCCATAGAAGACTACTTGGCCAAGGCAGTTTCTATCGAGCAtttgatcttgtccaacaacGGTATGGGGCCATTTGCTGGAGCTAGAATCGGTGGATCTTTGTTCAAGTTAGCCAGAGCCAAGAAGGCAGCTGGCAAGCCATCGTTGAAGACGTTTGTTTGTGGTAGAAACAGATTAGAAAACGGCTCCATCAACTATTTGGCTGTTGGCTTGAGAAACCATGCtgatttgaaaattgtTAGTTTGTACCAAAACGGCATTAGACCCGCTGGTATTTCTAAGTTGGTGGAAAAGTCTTTAGcattgatcaagaatttggaagttgttgatttggaagacaacACCATTACTCCTACAGGTGCAGCCAAGATTGCCGAGTCACTTGCAAACTGGGAAAACTTAGTAGAGTTGAATCTTAACGattccttgttgaagaacgaaGGTTTCACCAAGATTGCTGAAGCATTCAAGACCGGAGCTTCCAAGAAAGActtgactttcttgaagttggtttACAATGAATTGAAAGCTGATTCGTTGAAGGCGTTGGTTGATATTGTAGACAAGAAATtgcccaacttgaagaagttagAGTTGAATGGTAACATCTtcgacgaagaagacgaattTGTTGTCAAGATAAACGATATCTTTGAAGACAGAGGATTTGGTGAGTTGGACGAATTGGACgagcttgaagaattggacagcgatgaagaagacgaagaagaagatgaagatgaagaagaagacaccttagaagaagacttagatttggaagagttAGAAAAGGACTTGGCCGGTTTGGAGATCGAAGACACTGATGTTTCGGTTGACAAGcttgctgaagaattggcagGAGCTCACCTCAAATAG